One Magnetovibrio sp. PR-2 genomic region harbors:
- a CDS encoding FeoB-associated Cys-rich membrane protein, translated as MEGIILTAVFGACVVYITRKGITRFSGNGGCSSSCSGCSSDKDTSSCSTDPVQIEEPPRSS; from the coding sequence ATGGAAGGCATTATTTTGACGGCCGTGTTTGGCGCTTGTGTCGTATACATTACGCGCAAAGGCATTACGCGGTTTTCGGGAAATGGTGGATGTTCAAGCAGTTGCAGCGGCTGTAGCTCTGACAAGGATACATCCTCTTGCAGTACTGACCCTGTACAGATCGAAGAGCCGCCACGTTCTTCCTAA
- the feoB gene encoding ferrous iron transport protein B, protein MSNKTITVALVGNPNAGKTTLSNALTGSKDSVGNYPRVTVSKRENTIEYKGWTINLVDLPGIYSLTSQSPEERIGRDFIQNERPDIVLNVLDGGTLDRSLFLTTQLIEMGRPRVYALNMADEMLQKGYEISTDDLSSMLNGAVVKTVATKGEGLTDLLDAIVARAQSGLEDKPMGIPYDHHLEEAIERVQGLIADLHPGKLEARQSRWLAIKLLEGDNDMLKREDDHEQLIEMVRRERFDLAKSHSEDVETMFADSRYGFIHGLMSEARTRTVEPGKRMATTKMLDSVLLHRTLGLPLFLGLMWLMFETTFTVGAYPMDWIDGAVGFISDLVAGILPDGMVKDLIVEGIIAGVGGTIIFLPNIVILFFFLAFFSETGYLARSAFLLDRFMHSFGLHGKAFIPLVMGFGCNVPAIMATRTIESDRARLIAILINPFMACTARLPVFILFAGAFFAQWAGTIVFLMYMLSILIAFGAAVFLGRFVVHGASEPFVMELPPYRMPSLRAVVYHMWEKAADFLRKVAGIIFIGSIVLWFLQAFPKDVNWSQDYEGQIAVLEAAPESEVRDAALSKLELEMGREHLEKSYLGRAALTVSPIFEPLGFNWKDTVAILTGIVAKEVVVASYAVIYSQGEDATEESDSLRDALSATMNPLVAFAFMVFVLIYVPCLATIAVIKREAGSWKWAGFSVGFSMSLAWLLAFAIVSIGRVIA, encoded by the coding sequence ATGAGCAACAAAACCATTACCGTCGCCTTGGTTGGGAATCCCAACGCAGGCAAGACAACGCTATCGAACGCATTGACAGGGTCCAAAGACAGTGTCGGCAATTATCCGCGTGTGACTGTTTCCAAACGGGAAAACACCATCGAATACAAGGGTTGGACGATCAACCTGGTGGATTTACCAGGCATTTACTCATTGACCTCCCAGTCCCCCGAAGAACGCATTGGACGTGATTTTATTCAAAATGAACGCCCTGACATCGTGCTGAACGTATTGGACGGCGGGACGTTGGACCGCAGCCTGTTTTTGACCACGCAGTTGATCGAAATGGGCCGCCCACGGGTTTATGCGTTGAACATGGCCGACGAAATGCTGCAAAAGGGCTATGAAATTAGCACCGATGATCTCAGTTCCATGCTTAATGGCGCAGTGGTAAAAACCGTTGCCACAAAAGGTGAAGGCCTGACAGATTTGCTGGACGCCATTGTCGCACGTGCTCAAAGTGGTTTGGAAGACAAGCCCATGGGCATTCCATATGACCATCATTTGGAAGAAGCCATTGAACGCGTACAAGGCCTGATTGCGGACCTCCACCCTGGTAAGTTGGAAGCACGACAAAGCCGCTGGTTAGCGATCAAGCTGCTAGAAGGCGACAATGATATGCTCAAGCGTGAAGATGATCATGAGCAGCTGATCGAAATGGTCCGCCGTGAACGCTTCGACTTGGCAAAATCGCACAGTGAAGATGTGGAAACCATGTTTGCCGACAGTCGCTATGGCTTTATCCACGGCCTGATGTCCGAAGCCCGCACACGTACAGTTGAGCCGGGCAAGCGCATGGCAACCACCAAAATGTTGGATTCAGTGCTGTTGCACCGGACATTGGGGCTGCCGCTGTTTTTGGGGCTGATGTGGTTGATGTTTGAAACCACGTTTACGGTCGGGGCTTACCCGATGGATTGGATCGATGGGGCCGTTGGCTTCATTTCTGACCTTGTGGCAGGGATACTGCCCGATGGCATGGTCAAAGACTTGATTGTCGAAGGCATCATTGCCGGTGTTGGTGGGACAATTATTTTCTTGCCCAACATTGTCATCTTGTTCTTCTTTCTGGCCTTTTTCAGCGAAACGGGATACTTGGCGCGTTCAGCCTTTTTGCTGGATCGCTTCATGCACTCTTTTGGTCTGCATGGCAAAGCGTTCATTCCGCTGGTCATGGGCTTTGGCTGTAACGTGCCGGCGATTATGGCAACGCGCACCATTGAAAGTGACCGCGCGCGCCTCATCGCCATTTTGATCAATCCGTTTATGGCCTGTACGGCTCGTTTGCCGGTGTTTATTTTGTTCGCGGGCGCGTTCTTTGCCCAATGGGCCGGGACCATTGTGTTCTTGATGTACATGTTGAGCATTCTGATCGCGTTTGGTGCAGCCGTGTTCTTGGGCCGCTTTGTGGTTCATGGCGCAAGCGAACCGTTTGTGATGGAATTGCCCCCCTATCGCATGCCGTCCTTGCGTGCGGTGGTGTACCACATGTGGGAAAAAGCAGCCGACTTCCTGCGCAAGGTTGCAGGCATCATTTTCATCGGCTCCATCGTATTGTGGTTCTTGCAGGCCTTTCCGAAAGACGTGAATTGGTCCCAAGACTACGAAGGCCAAATTGCCGTGTTGGAAGCTGCACCTGAAAGTGAAGTGCGCGACGCCGCCCTTTCGAAGCTTGAGCTTGAAATGGGCCGTGAGCACCTGGAAAAAAGCTATCTTGGCCGTGCGGCCTTGACCGTTTCGCCCATATTTGAGCCCTTGGGCTTCAATTGGAAAGATACGGTCGCCATTTTGACGGGCATCGTTGCGAAGGAAGTCGTGGTGGCCAGTTACGCGGTGATATACTCTCAGGGCGAAGACGCCACCGAAGAAAGTGACAGTCTTCGCGATGCTCTGTCAGCAACCATGAACCCACTTGTGGCCTTTGCCTTTATGGTTTTTGTGTTGATTTATGTACCGTGCTTAGCGACTATTGCGGTGATCAAGCGTGAGGCTGGCAGCTGGAAATGGGCTGGGTTCTCAGTCGGGTTTTCGATGTCATTGGCATGGCTTCTGGCGTTTGCCATAGTCTCAATTGGACGGGTGATTGCGTAA
- a CDS encoding tyrosine-type recombinase/integrase, with translation MGRKREGERITKAVIAAAKPKTSDYTIWDIDQAGFGLRIRPSGTKRFVFYYRNALGQQRRMTIGDAKSLKLEDVRTTVKNLAGQVANHIDPSEHRLIEKERYKAIKVAAEDPKEDTFSQFANRYIAENADLGDKYRYDAERWLRKDILPVLGEIQVHILSKEDIQDMVDGIAKTRPTTARRCGEVVSSILSWAKLTKILDDDFPDPSKHLKLPKQNLVDNALREKNLKQMWEAIEEEAQESKGVVTGYALDVIRLALLTGARKGELRKLKHHQIDLDRGVLIFQRHEHKTGKVIKEGTGIKTVILPAAAIELIRPQYEVEDGRDFVFHGRNLDEPLSDTQTSKVWVKVRDRAREKKGFPQGQLRFHDLRHTFASMGLAMGTPLADIGKMLGHTSPRTTLRYTHHDINNLKMASDRIAERIQPNE, from the coding sequence ATGGGACGAAAACGCGAAGGTGAGCGGATCACGAAGGCGGTAATCGCTGCCGCAAAGCCAAAAACGAGCGATTACACGATCTGGGATATTGATCAGGCTGGATTCGGCCTCAGAATTCGCCCCTCCGGAACGAAAAGGTTCGTCTTTTACTACCGAAATGCGCTCGGACAGCAGCGCCGTATGACCATTGGAGACGCTAAGAGTCTCAAACTGGAAGACGTGCGTACAACAGTGAAGAACCTTGCCGGTCAAGTAGCGAACCATATTGACCCTTCTGAACATCGTCTAATTGAAAAGGAGCGCTACAAAGCCATAAAGGTCGCTGCTGAGGATCCGAAAGAGGACACCTTTTCCCAGTTCGCAAATCGCTATATCGCCGAAAATGCCGATCTGGGTGACAAATACCGCTATGACGCTGAACGTTGGCTGCGCAAAGATATCCTTCCCGTGCTTGGCGAGATCCAAGTCCATATCCTATCCAAAGAGGACATTCAGGACATGGTCGATGGAATTGCCAAGACACGCCCAACAACGGCCCGGCGGTGTGGAGAGGTCGTCTCCAGCATTCTCTCTTGGGCGAAACTCACAAAAATTTTGGACGATGACTTCCCAGATCCATCCAAGCATCTGAAACTACCCAAACAAAATTTGGTCGATAATGCTTTGCGAGAGAAAAACCTGAAGCAAATGTGGGAGGCCATTGAAGAAGAGGCACAAGAATCAAAAGGTGTTGTGACAGGATACGCGCTGGATGTTATCCGGCTTGCCTTGCTAACAGGTGCGCGCAAGGGTGAACTCCGCAAACTCAAACACCATCAAATTGACCTCGACCGTGGCGTTTTGATTTTTCAGCGCCACGAACACAAAACCGGCAAGGTGATCAAGGAGGGTACCGGCATTAAAACGGTGATACTCCCCGCTGCCGCCATCGAATTGATCCGACCACAGTACGAAGTGGAAGATGGCCGTGATTTCGTTTTCCATGGACGGAATTTAGACGAACCATTATCGGATACCCAAACCTCGAAGGTTTGGGTAAAAGTCCGTGATCGCGCTCGGGAAAAGAAAGGTTTTCCGCAAGGACAACTACGCTTTCACGACTTGAGACACACTTTTGCATCAATGGGCCTTGCCATGGGGACACCGCTGGCCGACATCGGAAAAATGCTGGGCCATACCAGCCCTAGAACCACACTAAGGTACACGCATCATGACATCAATAACTTGAAGATGGCCTCGGATCGTATTGCGGAACGGATTCAGCCAAATGAATAG
- a CDS encoding FeoA family protein codes for MTKTTLNLADLKPGQEGVIAGINGDLDLKRRLSSMGIVRGVKVSLGQKAPLGDPCTYEVLDYMLSLRKSEAEKIQLQDADE; via the coding sequence ATGACAAAGACCACATTGAATTTAGCGGACCTAAAACCAGGGCAGGAAGGTGTTATTGCCGGCATCAATGGTGATCTCGATTTGAAGCGCCGCTTGTCTTCCATGGGCATTGTCCGTGGTGTGAAGGTTTCTTTGGGCCAAAAGGCACCACTTGGAGATCCGTGCACATATGAAGTTTTGGACTACATGTTGAGCCTGCGCAAAAGCGAAGCTGAAAAAATTCAGCTTCAAGACGCTGACGAATAG